AAGACTTGATCGCCAAAGGTTATCCGCCAGCCTTCGCCGACGGTTTCGATGACGGTTGCGTCAGCGGCCGGCAAGCGGCGGGTTCGATCAGCGGCGAGTTTCGCAAGAACGTGCCGCGCTATCTGAAGGATCAGCAATACGCCGAAGGCTGGGTCGACGGTTTTCGCCAATGCCAGGCGATGCTGGAAAACAAGGACCGCGAACAATACCGCAACGAGCATTGGGACGAACGCGAGCGGGCCTGGCAGCAGCAAAAAGAGCAGGACGCCGGACGGGCTTATCGCTCGCAATAGGTCGTTTGCAGACATCCATTGAAACCAAATGCCGGCAACCATGGCCCAAATCTTTTGAGAGGAGGACTCCATGAGTCGCGCATTCGTCAACGAAGACAACGCCGCCGCGCAGGCCGATCAGCCGGTCGAACGTCAGGTCAGCACGCAGCCCAATTACGTCACGCCGCAAGGTCTGGCGCAGTTGCAGGCGAAAGTCGCCGAATTGCAGAGCCTGCACGCCGAGCAAACCGCCAAGGGCGAGCAGGCCGACAAGCAACGGCTGGCAGACCTGCAACGGGATTTGCGCTATTTCACCCATCGTCTGAGCAGCGCCCAAGTCGCAGTCGCTGCGACCTCCACCGACAAGGTGCAGATCGGTAGCTGGGTGACTTTTGCCGACGAGCACGACACTGAACACCGTGTGCAACTGGTCGGCGAGGATCAGGCCGACGCCAATCAGGGCCTCATCAACTGGGCCTCACCGCTGGGCCGGGCCTTGCTCGGCGCCCGGCTCAACGATGAAGTGCTGTGGCAGCGACCTGCCGGCGATCAACTGATCGAAGTGATCCGCATCGAACCGGCTTAAACCACGCCTTGCGCCAGCATCGCATCGGCGACTTTGACGAAGCCGGCGATGTTCGCGCCCTTGACGTAATTGACCTGACCGTTCTCTTCGCCGTAATGCACGCAGGCGTGGTGGATCGATTGCATGATCGCGTGCAGCTTGCTGTCCACCTCACCCGCCGTCCACAGCAGGCGCATGGCGTTTTGCGACATCTCCAGACCGCTCACTGCGACGCCGCCGGCGTTGGACGCTTTGCCCGGCGCGAAGAGGATGCCTGCCTCGATAAAGATATCCACAGCCTCGAGCGTGGTCGGCATGTTCGCGCCTTCAGCGACACAGACACAGCCGTTACGGAGCAAGGTGCGCGCAGCTTCGGCGTCGAGCTCATTCTGCGTGGCGCAGGGCAGCGCGATGTCACACGGCAACGACCACGGATGCTGGCCCGCACGGAATTCCAGACCGAACGCGCCGGCCAGTTCGCTGATGCGTCCACGCTTGACGTTTTTCAGTTCCAGCAGCGCCAGCCACTGATCCTCGGTCAGTCCTGATTCGCAAAACAGCGTGCCTTCGGAATCGGACAGGGAAATCACTTTGCCGCCCAGATCCATCACTTTGCGCGCCGCGTATTGCGCAACGTTGCCGGAGCCGGAAATTGCCACGCGCTTGCCTTCCACGGTCTGCCCGCGACGCTTGAGCATTTCTTCGGCGAAGTAAACGCAGCCGAAACCGGTGGCTTCCGGGCGAATCAAGCTGCCACCGTAGGTCATGCCCTTGCCGGTGAGGACGCTGGTGAACTGGTTGCTCAGGCGCTTGTACTGGCCGAACAGGAATCCGATCTCCCGCGCACCGACGCCAATGTCACCGGCCGGCACGTCAACGTCGGCGCCGATGTGGCGATACAACTCGCTCATGAACGCCTGGCAGAAACGCATGACTTCAGCGTCACTCTTGCCCTTCGGATCGAAGTCCGAGCCACCCTTGCCGCCGCCCATCGGCAACGAGGTCAGCGAGTTCTTGAACGTCTGCTCGAAGGCGAGGAATTTCAGCACGCCGAGGTTCACCGACGGATGGAAACGCAAGCCACCTTTGTATGGGCCGATGGCGCTGTTCATCTGGATGCGGAAACCGCGATTGACCTGGACTTTGCCTTGATCGTCGACCCACGACACGCGAAACACCACCGCCCGCTCCGGCTCGCAAATGCGTTCCAGAATCCCCGATGTCAGATAGCGCGGATTGGCTTCAAGAAATGGCCACAGACTGCGCAGTACTTCTTCGACAGCCTGGTGAAATTCGGGCTGATCCGGGTCGCGTTTTTTCAAGCGTGCAAGGAAGGATTCGACGGATTCGATCATGGGAAAAGTCTCGGCAAATTTATTGTCGTTGGAGGAGATTGGGCCGGACTGTAACAAACGAAATGCGCACAGGAACAGAGCAAAATGTCGCAGTTATGAAATTAAATGGTGCACAGGATATAAATGGAGCTGGTTTTTGGCTCTGATCTGCACCTGAATGGGGAGAACAAGCTTGATTGATGCACCAACAGTTATACCGCCATCGCTGGCAGCCAGCTCCCACAGTTTTAGCGGCGTTCACATATCCCGGGCATGACAAAAATCCTGTGGGAGCTGGCTTGCCAGCGATGAATCCACCTCGGTATTTCTGAACAACCGGGCAAAAAAAAACGGAGCCCGAAGGCTCCGCTTTTTCTGCAACCAACCTGAATCAGGCCAGTTTCTTGTGGCGTACCCGATGTGGCTGGGCCGCTGCTTCGCCGAGGCGCTTTTTGCGGTCGGCTTCGTACTCGGTGTAGTTGCCTTCGAAGAACACCGCTTGCGAGTCGTCTTCGTACGCCAGGATGTGCGTGGCCACGCGGTCAAGGAACCACCGATCGTGAGAGATCACAATGGCGGCGCCCGGGAAGTCCAGCAGCGCTTCTTCCAGCGAACGCAGGGTTTCCACGTCGAGGTCGTTGGACGGTTCGTCGAGCAGCAGGACGTTGCCGCCCTCCTTCAGGGTCAGCGCCAGATGCAGGCGACCGCGCTCACCACCGGACAGATCCTTGACGAACTTCTGCTGGTCGCCGCCCTTGAAGTTGAAGCGGCCGACATAAGTACGCGACGGGATCTCGTAGTTGCCGATGCGGATCTGGTCGGAGCCGTCGGAGATCTGCTGGAACACGGTCTTGCTGCCGTCGAGGTCTTCGCGGCTCTGATCGACGCAGGCCAGTTGCACGGTTTCACCGACTTCGATGGTGCCCGAATCCGGTGTTTCCTTGCCCATCAGCATGCGAAACAGAGTCGACTTACCGGCACCGTTACCGCCGATCACGCCAACGATGGCGCCTTTTGGCATCGAGAACGACAGGTTGTCGATCAACACGCGATCGCCGTAACCTTTGCTGACGTTCTTGAATTCGATGACTTTGTCGCCCAGACGCGGGCCGGCCGGGATGTAGATTTCGTTGGTTTCGCTGCGCTTCTGGAATTCCTGCGATTGCATTTCTTCGAAGCGCTGCAGACGTGCCTTGGATTTCGACTGGCGGGCCTTGGCGCCTTTGCGCACCCACTCCAGTTCTTCTTTCATGGCTTTTTCGTGGGCCGACTGCTGCTTGGATTCCTGGGCCAGACGATCGGACTTGGCTTCGAGCCAGCCCGAATAGTTGCCCTCGTAAGGAATGCCCGCGCCGCGGTCGAGTTCGAGAATCCAGCCAGCAACATTGTCGAGGAAGTAACGGTCGTGCGTAATCGCGACCACGGTGCCCGGGAAGTCGTGGAGGAAATGCTCCAGCCACGCCACGGAGTCGGCATCCAGGTGGTTGGTCGGTTCATCGAGCAGCAGCATGTCTGGCGCAGACAGCAGCAAGCGGCACAGCGCCACACGACGCTTTTCACCACCAGAGAGGAATTCGACCTTGGCGTCCCAGGCCGGCAGACGCAGCGCGTCGGCAGCGACTTCCAGTTGACGCTCGAGGTTGTGACCGTCGCTGGCCTGCAGGATCGCTTCGAGCTTGGCCTGTTCGGCAGCAAGCTTGTCGAAGTCGGCATCCGGGTCGGCGTAGGCGGCGTAGACTTCGTCCAGACGCGCCTGTGCGTCCTTGATCACGCTGACCGCTTCCTCGACCACTTCACGCACGGTTTTGCTCGGATCAAGTTGTGGCTCTTGCGGCAGATAACCGATATTGAGGTCCGGCATCGGACGGGCTTCGCCTTCGAACTCGGTGTCGACGCCAGCCATGATTTTCAGCAGCGTGGACTTACCCGAACCGTTGAGGCCGAGCACGCCGATCTTGGCGCCGGGGAAGAAGGACAACGAAATGTTTTTGAGGATTTCCCGCTTCGGCGGAACAACTTTGCCCAGCCGATGCATGGTGAAGACGTATTGAGCCATGGAGAACCTAGGGTCAGTGACAGATGAATGATTGGAGCGCAGGCGATGCCTGGCCAGACCGGTGCGCGTCGTTCACTTGAGAGTCATCAATGCGTGCGCGCAGAAAAAGTCTGATTGTAGGAGCTGGAACGCCCCCGTCTAACCGGCAAAGCTACCTTAATGATGAAAGGCAGTCCAGCCGAGCGGGGCTGGCACTTCGCCACAACTCAAGGCATGCTAGCCGCCCTTTGGGCGTCCGGCTTATAGTGCACGTCGCGCCAGTCCAGCCAAACCGCAGGATTACAGCTTGTCCAACGTTACTCCGCCAGCTTCTGTGAGCGCGTCCAATCCGGCGACCGGCTCGCCCCTGCGCGGAACATTAAAGGGTGCGTTGGCAACTTTGGTCCTGCTGTTGCTCGCCTTGCTGTTCTGGCAACTGCTGGATCAATTGCGCGAAACCCAGAAAAACCAGCGCCAGTACACCATCGACTACACCGCCGACCTCGCCTCGCAGGTCAGTCTGAACATGGCGCTGAACGCGCAAATTGCCCTGAATCTGTTACCGATCGTCGAGCAACCGCAGTCAGCCGACGAACAGCAGGCGTTGCTGCGCAAGCTTCAGCAGTCGTTGCCCGATCTGCGCAGCATGGCTTTGCTCACCCCTTCCGGGCGGATTCTCAGCGACAGCGCCGCCGACAGCGATGACGCCGATTACCTCACCGAACTGGTGCGACGCAGCCGCGCCCAGGCGCATTACTTCAGTAATGCCGATGACGGCTCGGTGGTTCATCTGCTGCTGCATCAGGCCAGTGGCAGCACACGCGGCTACTGGGCGCTGCGCCTGACTCCGACGTTTTTTGATTCGCTGACCAAACAAGGCGAAACCGGTCTGCGGCCGCTGTGGCTGGTGGAGAACCGCCTCAACCATCAGATCATCAGTCGCGACGCCGCGCTGCCCTCGGCCAAGCCCGGCGTGCTTACCCCGGACGATCTGGCCAATACCGTGCTGACCGTGCCGCTGAGCAGCAGCGACTGGCAGTTGCGCGGCCTGTTCGACCGCCAGCGGGTACTCGAAGAATTGCTGCCGGCGTTTATCGGCAAATGCCTGCTTGGCCTCGCCTTCTCGATGCTGCCGGTGATTGCCTTGCTGAACATGCGTCGGCGTCAGCGCCAATTGCATGAAGGCCGCCGACGTTATCAGGACATTTTCGAGGGCACTGGCGTCGCGCTTTGCGTGCTCGACTTGTCCGGTCTCAAGCAGCAATTCGACAAAGCCATGATCCAGACCAGCGACCAGCTCAAGGCCTGGCTCGATCAACCTCAGCAGCGCCAACAGTTGCTGCAAGAGTTGCGCGTGACCGAAGTCAATCAGGTCGCATTGCAACTGCTTGATGTGCACTCCTGCGACGACGCCTGGCAATTGCTGATCGACGGTCAACGCCATGCTCAGCGCGCCATCGGCCAGCAAATCCTCGATGCCGTACTGCAGCAGCAGAAACAGCTCGAACTGGAAATCAAACTGCCGGGCCTCAATGGTCGCGACCAGCACCTGTGGATGGTTCTGCGTTTGCCGCAGGAGCAGCACGATTACAAAGCCGTGATCCTCAGCATCAACGACATCACCAGTCGCAAGTTGATCGAACTGTCTTTGCTGGAGCGCGAAGGTTTCTGGTCCGACGTGGTGCGCACTGTGCCGGATCACCTGTACGTGCAGGATGTGATCAGCCAGCGGATGATTTTCAGCAACCATCACCTCGGCCAGACTCTCGGTTACAACCGCAGCGAACTGCATCAGATGGGTGAATATTTCTG
This window of the Pseudomonas fluorescens genome carries:
- the ettA gene encoding energy-dependent translational throttle protein EttA, whose product is MAQYVFTMHRLGKVVPPKREILKNISLSFFPGAKIGVLGLNGSGKSTLLKIMAGVDTEFEGEARPMPDLNIGYLPQEPQLDPSKTVREVVEEAVSVIKDAQARLDEVYAAYADPDADFDKLAAEQAKLEAILQASDGHNLERQLEVAADALRLPAWDAKVEFLSGGEKRRVALCRLLLSAPDMLLLDEPTNHLDADSVAWLEHFLHDFPGTVVAITHDRYFLDNVAGWILELDRGAGIPYEGNYSGWLEAKSDRLAQESKQQSAHEKAMKEELEWVRKGAKARQSKSKARLQRFEEMQSQEFQKRSETNEIYIPAGPRLGDKVIEFKNVSKGYGDRVLIDNLSFSMPKGAIVGVIGGNGAGKSTLFRMLMGKETPDSGTIEVGETVQLACVDQSREDLDGSKTVFQQISDGSDQIRIGNYEIPSRTYVGRFNFKGGDQQKFVKDLSGGERGRLHLALTLKEGGNVLLLDEPSNDLDVETLRSLEEALLDFPGAAIVISHDRWFLDRVATHILAYEDDSQAVFFEGNYTEYEADRKKRLGEAAAQPHRVRHKKLA
- the gdhA gene encoding NADP-specific glutamate dehydrogenase, which produces MIESVESFLARLKKRDPDQPEFHQAVEEVLRSLWPFLEANPRYLTSGILERICEPERAVVFRVSWVDDQGKVQVNRGFRIQMNSAIGPYKGGLRFHPSVNLGVLKFLAFEQTFKNSLTSLPMGGGKGGSDFDPKGKSDAEVMRFCQAFMSELYRHIGADVDVPAGDIGVGAREIGFLFGQYKRLSNQFTSVLTGKGMTYGGSLIRPEATGFGCVYFAEEMLKRRGQTVEGKRVAISGSGNVAQYAARKVMDLGGKVISLSDSEGTLFCESGLTEDQWLALLELKNVKRGRISELAGAFGLEFRAGQHPWSLPCDIALPCATQNELDAEAARTLLRNGCVCVAEGANMPTTLEAVDIFIEAGILFAPGKASNAGGVAVSGLEMSQNAMRLLWTAGEVDSKLHAIMQSIHHACVHYGEENGQVNYVKGANIAGFVKVADAMLAQGVV
- a CDS encoding GreA/GreB family elongation factor gives rise to the protein MSRAFVNEDNAAAQADQPVERQVSTQPNYVTPQGLAQLQAKVAELQSLHAEQTAKGEQADKQRLADLQRDLRYFTHRLSSAQVAVAATSTDKVQIGSWVTFADEHDTEHRVQLVGEDQADANQGLINWASPLGRALLGARLNDEVLWQRPAGDQLIEVIRIEPA